One region of Funiculus sociatus GB2-C1 genomic DNA includes:
- a CDS encoding helix-turn-helix domain-containing protein, giving the protein MPGLKPEVGSSLKAEWDSITVEYSLTPPGENDKTMPKHLVGVAFAPHERVTWCVDGGSSQTTSLHPGSVFLYSSCEFVWLHSQRPSECVHMMLDANLLSRIAAESSLSSNVEIDYRVMFADPTILHLAQLFKSEMLNGGLAGKLYTESLTNLLAVHLLRNYSGTRISPALQDGALDTPRLSLVKDFIEEHLAENLSIADLASVVHISPFHFARAFKTATGQPPHRYITHRRMERAKILLSVTHLPVAEVAYRVGFSNQSHFTAQFRKATGTTPKGYRDSL; this is encoded by the coding sequence ATGCCCGGATTGAAACCTGAAGTAGGGTCTAGCCTCAAAGCCGAATGGGATAGCATCACAGTCGAGTATTCCCTGACACCACCTGGTGAGAACGATAAGACGATGCCCAAACACCTTGTCGGTGTCGCCTTTGCTCCCCACGAGCGCGTGACGTGGTGTGTTGATGGAGGTTCAAGCCAAACAACATCGCTGCATCCCGGAAGTGTTTTCCTCTACTCATCGTGCGAGTTTGTTTGGTTACACTCACAGCGACCGAGTGAGTGCGTTCACATGATGCTAGACGCAAACTTGCTGAGCCGAATAGCAGCAGAAAGTTCTTTGTCTAGCAATGTTGAAATTGATTACCGCGTCATGTTTGCAGACCCGACCATCCTGCATTTGGCGCAGTTGTTCAAGTCCGAAATGCTCAACGGCGGTTTAGCTGGGAAACTTTATACTGAGTCCCTGACCAACCTATTAGCGGTTCATCTTCTACGAAATTATAGCGGGACACGGATTTCGCCAGCTCTACAAGATGGAGCGCTTGACACCCCCAGGTTGAGCCTAGTCAAAGATTTTATTGAAGAACATCTGGCTGAAAATTTGAGCATTGCAGACTTGGCTAGTGTTGTGCATATAAGTCCCTTTCACTTTGCTCGTGCTTTTAAAACTGCCACAGGTCAACCGCCGCATCGCTACATTACTCATCGGCGGATGGAACGAGCAAAAATCTTGTTGTCTGTAACCCATCTTCCCGTTGCTGAAGTGGCATATCGGGTTGGTTTCTCTAATCAAAGCCACTTTACTGCCCAATTTCGTAAAGCCACAGGTACAACACCTAAAGGCTATCGGGATAGTCTTTAA